The following proteins come from a genomic window of Eulemur rufifrons isolate Redbay chromosome 24, OSU_ERuf_1, whole genome shotgun sequence:
- the NECTIN2 gene encoding nectin-2 isoform X3 — MARAAALLPSRSSPTPLLLPLLLLLLLRETGTEPAGTVTLYITASPEGRSLIFPQGAQDVQMPPEVQGHLGGTVELPCHLLPPTPKVEVSLVIWQRLDAAGVSQNVATLHPKFGPSFPSPQPGSERLSFVAVGQNTGAGQGTKMELRDATLALRELTVEDEGNYTCEFATFPKGSLNGVTWLRAIAEPQNHAEAQEVTLSLDPVPVARCVSTGGRPPARISWLSPLDGESRESQVAGPQPGTVTVTSRFTLVPLGQADGAKVTCKVEHESFKEPVLLPVTLSVRYPPEVSISGYDDNWYLGRGEATLNCDVRSNPEPTGYDWSTTSGVFPASAVAQGSQLIIHSVDTLVNTTFICTVTNAVGTGRAEQIVFVRDTPRASPRDVGPLVWGAVGGTLLVLLLLAGGALAFILLRVRRKRKSPGGGGRGDGGDIGGSYDPKTQVYGNGGPVFWTPIVPGPMRPDGKDEEEEEEEEEKAEEGLMLPPPPALEDDMESQLDGSLISRRAVYV, encoded by the exons CCAGCAGGGACCGTCACTCTTTACATCACAGCCTCTCCAGAGGGGAGAAGCCTCATCTTCCCCCAAG gaGCCCAGGATGTTCAAATGCCACCTGAGGTACAAGGCCACCTAGGGGGCACTGTGGAGCTGCCATGCCACCTGCTGCCACCCACCCCCAAAGTGGAAGTGTCACTGGTGATCTGGCAACGCCTGGATGCAGCCGGGGTCAGCCAGAATGTGGCCACCTTACACCCTAAGTTCGGTCCCAGCTTCCCCAGCCCGCAGCCCGGCAGTGAGCGGCTGTCCTTCGTCGCCGTTGGGCAGAACACCGGGGCCGGGCAAGGCACCAAGATGGAGCTGCGGGACGCCACGCTGGCCCTCAGGGAGCTGACAGTGGAGGACGAGGGCAACTACACCTGCGAGTTTGCCACCTTCCCCAAGGGCTCCCTCAATGGGGTGACCTGGCTCAGAGCCATAG CCGAGCCCCAGAACCACGCTGAGGCACAGGAAGTCACGCTCAGCCTGGATCCTGTGCCTGTGGCCCGCTGCGTCTCCACAGGGGGCCGCCCGCCTGCCCGAATCTCTTGGTTGTCACCCCTGGATGGAGAGTCCAGAGAGAGCCAGGTGGCAGGGCCCCAGCCTGGCACAGTCACCGTCACCAGCCGCTTCACCTTGGTACCCCTGGGCCAAGCAGATGGTGCCAAGGTCACCTGCAAAGTGGAGCACGAGAGCTTCAAGGAGCCAGTCCTGCTGCCTGTGACCCTCTCCGTGCGCT ATCCACCCGAGGTCTCCATCTCCGGCTATGATGACAACTGGTACCTCGGCCGTGGTGAGGCCACCCTAAACTGCGACGTCCGCAGCAACCCGGAGCCCACAGGCTACGACTGGAGCAC GACTTCGGGCGTCTTCCCAGCCTCAGCAGTGGCCCAGGGCTCCCAGCTGATCATCCACTCGGTGGACACACTGGTCAACACCACCTTTATCTGCACGGTCACCAATGCCGTGGGCACCGGCCGCGCCGAGCAGATTGTCTTCGTCCGAG acACCCCGCGGGCCTCGCCCCGAGACGTGGGTCCACTGGTGTGGGGGGCCGTGGGGGGGAcgctgctggtgctgctgcttcTGGCTGGGGGGGCCTTGGCCTTCATCCTGCTgagggtgaggaggaagaggaagagccccggaggaggaggaagaggagatggaggAGACATCGGGGGATCCTACGATCCGAAAACTCAGGTGTATGGGAACGGGGGCCCCGTCTTCTGGACGCCAATAGTTCCTGGTCCCATGAGGCCAGATGGgaaggacgaggaggaggaggaggaggaagaggagaaggcagaggaaggcCTCATGTTGCCTCCACCCCCGGCACTGGAAGATGACATGGAGTCGCAGCTGGATGGCTCCCTCATCTCACGGCGGGCAGTTTATGTGTGA
- the NECTIN2 gene encoding nectin-2 isoform X4, with amino-acid sequence MARAAALLPSRSSPTPLLLPLLLLLLLRETGAQDVQMPPEVQGHLGGTVELPCHLLPPTPKVEVSLVIWQRLDAAGVSQNVATLHPKFGPSFPSPQPGSERLSFVAVGQNTGAGQGTKMELRDATLALRELTVEDEGNYTCEFATFPKGSLNGVTWLRAIAEPQNHAEAQEVTLSLDPVPVARCVSTGGRPPARISWLSPLDGESRESQVAGPQPGTVTVTSRFTLVPLGQADGAKVTCKVEHESFKEPVLLPVTLSVRYPPEVSISGYDDNWYLGRGEATLNCDVRSNPEPTGYDWSTTSGVFPASAVAQGSQLIIHSVDTLVNTTFICTVTNAVGTGRAEQIVFVRDTPRASPRDVGPLVWGAVGGTLLVLLLLAGGALAFILLRVRRKRKSPGGGGRGDGGDIGGSYDPKTQVYGNGGPVFWTPIVPGPMRPDGKDEEEEEEEEEKAEEGLMLPPPPALEDDMESQLDGSLISRRAVYV; translated from the exons gaGCCCAGGATGTTCAAATGCCACCTGAGGTACAAGGCCACCTAGGGGGCACTGTGGAGCTGCCATGCCACCTGCTGCCACCCACCCCCAAAGTGGAAGTGTCACTGGTGATCTGGCAACGCCTGGATGCAGCCGGGGTCAGCCAGAATGTGGCCACCTTACACCCTAAGTTCGGTCCCAGCTTCCCCAGCCCGCAGCCCGGCAGTGAGCGGCTGTCCTTCGTCGCCGTTGGGCAGAACACCGGGGCCGGGCAAGGCACCAAGATGGAGCTGCGGGACGCCACGCTGGCCCTCAGGGAGCTGACAGTGGAGGACGAGGGCAACTACACCTGCGAGTTTGCCACCTTCCCCAAGGGCTCCCTCAATGGGGTGACCTGGCTCAGAGCCATAG CCGAGCCCCAGAACCACGCTGAGGCACAGGAAGTCACGCTCAGCCTGGATCCTGTGCCTGTGGCCCGCTGCGTCTCCACAGGGGGCCGCCCGCCTGCCCGAATCTCTTGGTTGTCACCCCTGGATGGAGAGTCCAGAGAGAGCCAGGTGGCAGGGCCCCAGCCTGGCACAGTCACCGTCACCAGCCGCTTCACCTTGGTACCCCTGGGCCAAGCAGATGGTGCCAAGGTCACCTGCAAAGTGGAGCACGAGAGCTTCAAGGAGCCAGTCCTGCTGCCTGTGACCCTCTCCGTGCGCT ATCCACCCGAGGTCTCCATCTCCGGCTATGATGACAACTGGTACCTCGGCCGTGGTGAGGCCACCCTAAACTGCGACGTCCGCAGCAACCCGGAGCCCACAGGCTACGACTGGAGCAC GACTTCGGGCGTCTTCCCAGCCTCAGCAGTGGCCCAGGGCTCCCAGCTGATCATCCACTCGGTGGACACACTGGTCAACACCACCTTTATCTGCACGGTCACCAATGCCGTGGGCACCGGCCGCGCCGAGCAGATTGTCTTCGTCCGAG acACCCCGCGGGCCTCGCCCCGAGACGTGGGTCCACTGGTGTGGGGGGCCGTGGGGGGGAcgctgctggtgctgctgcttcTGGCTGGGGGGGCCTTGGCCTTCATCCTGCTgagggtgaggaggaagaggaagagccccggaggaggaggaagaggagatggaggAGACATCGGGGGATCCTACGATCCGAAAACTCAGGTGTATGGGAACGGGGGCCCCGTCTTCTGGACGCCAATAGTTCCTGGTCCCATGAGGCCAGATGGgaaggacgaggaggaggaggaggaggaagaggagaaggcagaggaaggcCTCATGTTGCCTCCACCCCCGGCACTGGAAGATGACATGGAGTCGCAGCTGGATGGCTCCCTCATCTCACGGCGGGCAGTTTATGTGTGA